ATATCGCTCAAGACGATCTGTTTcataaccttccctggctgGCTGACGGatctgtagttccctggattCTCCTTACCACTCTTCTTTGGAGAAGGCAGTCACACTGGCACGTCTCCAACcttctgggacctctccagttgaCCAGGAATGCTGATAGATGGtggaaagtggcttggcaatcacctccaccagctcccttgggtggatcccatctggtcccatggacAGTGTAGATGCAGTAGAAGGTTTCTAACTGTCTCCATCTGAATTATGGGGGGTTTATTCTGCACCCCATCCCTGTCTTCCAGGAGGGGGTAGAGTACATcaaggataactggtctgactatgaaagacagatgtaaagaaggcattgagaatttcagccttttccttatccttaGTGATCACATTCCCCGTCACCTCTTGTAAAGGAAAgagattctccttagccctCTGTCAATATACTAGTTCTTTCCTTGTATGCAGCACATAAATGAGTTTTTTTGAAAGGAGATtcagttttttaattattatgaAAACTTCTTGGATGGAAAACTCATCCAAAAGATAATCATACTCAAGAATTAATCTCACATTGTCATGTCTTCATAAACatgtatttgaaggaaaaaagtctATAGTGAGCGCACCACACCTAGAGGAATATAAAGAAGATTTCATCAAGTAAACATGGTacagattttctctttgttaagaTTACTCTTAGAAGATGAACATATGCAGTAACTCCTGTCCTCTTTCACAGGACTAAATTTAGAATCCTATCTTCCATAGCATAATAAGAGATTAAGATTAGATATTATAATAATGATATAAAGTATTGGAACAAGACGCATAAGGAGATTATTGAATTTGTACTTAAAAGATTTTCAATATAAAGCAAGATTCCAGACATTTAGATTGCTTGACCATAGCTAATCTTATCAAAGAATAGCAGAGAGGTACTGCACACGATGGTTGAGATAGATGATCTAAagtggtctcttccaatcttaatgattctatgattctcaagTCATATTTCTTTAATCAGACTCCACTATGGACGGACATTCATAAACCCCCACAAGTTTACGTGCTTTGTAATGTaaaccttaaaaaaacaaaacaaaacaaaaaaacaccaaaaacaacaCAGAGCAAAAACTAAAAGCTATTGAAAATTgagtttggaaaaataaatatatgaagCTGCATCATTGCATATaagataatatttttcatgtattgATTTCCACAAAGATGTATATGTGAATACAAATTGCAGCATAACTTTAGGAACAGtttacaaaatgcaaaattagTATGTTAATATGAAACTCAAAGGAAAATGGGTAATTAGTATTCCACtaagaaaaagcagatttaaatAACCCCAACAATACTTGTGTGACTCCCACTAATTATAGACTGCAGAGAAAGTATTTTGTCCCTAATACATGCAAAGCTTTtaactgaaatgtgaaaaatacaCCAGAAAATCCACCTACCAACAAGTGCATGCATCTGGAAATTGACTGAACGTAGAGCTCAAACCTGGGATCCAGATGCCAAAAACACACAATACCCCCAAGACAGGTATCTACGACATTTTATTGCAGTTCAGTGTTTTACACAGTGGCATGTAGAGGTATATCAGAGCTGTACAAGCACAAGCATACAAGGGCAGGTTTGGCTGCCTTTCAAGTGCCTTGGATGTATTCCAGCATCTGCTCCAAAAAAATGCAAGTTTCCTGTAGGTTTGTGTCATATTTGCCAGATTCAAACACACATCTTGCAGATTCAGCAAGGTCTAAACTGGTCCTAACTGTCTGCTTTTAATCTGATGGCATTCTCCCTTCATGTCCTGCCTGGCTGAAGAGTTACGTGATGAAATACGTATGGTTCGAGTTCTCACTGTGTTCAAGCTCCTAAAACTGCCAACTGTTCTTAGAATTTACTCTAGCACAAGTGAGTTTCAAGGTCTGATTCAAAGATCTTATTGTCTTGGCAGAAATTAANNNNNNNNNNNNNNNNNNNNNNNNNNNNNNNNNNNNNNNNNNNNNNNNNNNNNNNNNNNNNNNNNNNNNNNNNNNNNNNNNNNNNNNNNNNNNNNNNNNNaaaacaaacaaaccaaaacctgTAAAATGAGGTATGATAGTTGTACTTCACTGAATATAATATACAACTCCTGGTCAAAAATATGcaatttgtattaaaaagtaCATGACTTTGAAATGCTAGTGTAGACATATACTCTATAATGTTAAACATTTATTAAATTGGAAATAAAGTCCATTGGCAGACAATTTTAacatgaataataaaaatattgaggtaaaaatatatatgcattagatgaaattggaaagaaaacaaaaaccctaaaaaaatcaaatacctTGTCAGAAAAAGTAGTCAATCCACAATTAATCACGATGCTTGATTttgattgttctttttttcaacaAACAGTGCCACAATATGATCAGGAACATATGTCTACTGACAATATGCGCAATGACTCAGTAGGTATCTGTATACAAATTGGCATGTGACATGGTTTCACATTCTCGTAACAGGGCCATGTGTTTAGGTGAACCGATCCAAGATCAAAAGAAGCATGCTTAAAAACTAGAGTGGATGGTCATGTTACaatgatttaaaagaaatgaaacacacaaaaaaagttgCCAAGCAATTACTTATGTTTTGACAAAAAATGATTATGTTCATGTTAAGATCAAATGCTACTCTGTCATGTATGTTTTGCTAAAATGAGGAACACTGTCAATTACTCCTGTAATATACATTCAATTGCTTTCTCTATCTTCCAATTACACTTATTCACATTTCCCTCATTTCCCAATTAATTTTAACCTTTTTGCAAATTTTGCACATACCAATTAATTTTGCTCCTTGAATTAACGAGAGAATGTTGAAAGGTGCACTCTGGTTTTCTTTACTTCCTTGGTAGTCCATGCACAGAAGTGATTCAACAGCATTTCCATGCATAGACATGTTGCAGAAATGGGCCCCCCTACAGCACTGATGGGTACAGTGAGTGACCTTTTGTTTTCCCATCATTTATGAAGTAATAACAAAGAGCTAAATTTCAAGTCAGACTGGGACTGAAAATGGAGAGTCAACTGTCAACACTGCTAATCACAGATTGGAAAGAAAACTGCTCATTTTAAGAGCAATTCTTAAGCCCAGTTATTTTAGATACCTAAACTGCCTGACAGTGTTCTTTTTAAAGTAGCACCAGTTTGAATTTGTCTAACCTGAGAAGTTTAACACACAATTAAGTTTGACCTGTTTGCTAGTTTCCCTTTCGTTAATTTTGCATTGTGATTACCTTCATGGGCAGAAAATACAACGATATATTATGTTATACTCTTACAGCACCATTAGAAAGTTGTAAATCTtgatttcttgctgttttaagCCTGTAGTTACCTGTTTTTGCCATCAGCAGGCATTGATATGATTTGAAGAGTATGCACCCTAAAATCTATAAAAGAAGACTTATGGCTTCTTTTTATTAATACTTTCTTTGACACAGACTGGACAGCAATCTCCTTTAGCCTTCATAGGGGCTTCACAGTCAACTGGCGGGCATGACTCCACAAAACAGGTAATCTGACCAACCTGCAtcaggaaaaaaggaacaaagccaGACCATATTTAGCTACATTTTCTAGGCAAGAAATATTGTTTTCACATTTTCGAAGAAATTATTCTCATTCATTCTAAAATTTCAGTTGTTACAATTAACTTTGTCTAGTTTGTTTCATTACTGAAATTTATATTGAGAAGGCTCTTTCCATATTAACTTCCTTAATGCTGCAgtataatgttttatttaatgatCAGGCATGAAACTGGGATGGTAAGTACCCACATATTtctttgaatgtattttttagaATTCTGACgtgataaaagaaaatgaaaatctagCAATAAGCCCTATGAGCTTTTGATTTTCAATGATTTTAATAGAATTTTTCAAAAGGTCTCTCATTTTTCAGTTAATTATCAGGGGTAGAGATATGGAAACAGAATCACATTTTGCACAAAACAATTGAagatccattaaaaaaaaaagaattataaaCTATTACCCAGTAATTACCAAACATAAAACTGGAGATGCGGACTTAGAAGTTGAACCTAACATATTTTCTATCATAGAATGGATTTCCAAGTACTTACTTTGCATTCACACACAGTACATGGGTCCCTTTTCCAGGTTTCATTGCTGGAGTATGCTTTACCCTTTTCATCAGTGCAATCAGTTTTACTGAGGCGTGATTCAAgtttttttatctgaaaatatttaagaagtTAGTAACTGAATAAAAGCGaagttttaaaatctgtaaGATATTCTCTCTTTTATCTTATGCTATGCAGTTCATGATAAATACTTGTCTGTGTTTACTTCTGGctacttaatttttaaaattgcttaaaaaattggaaatatGTAATGCATATTGACAGCCATTCAAAaactaaaaatcaaataataaagGATACATCTTTCCCGCAACTAGAATATACATCTTACAGAGATAAACAAACTATATCTAACGTTTACATAGAAGACAAATACACACTTTCCAAAAATGTGAGTAAagaagaggtaaaaaaaaaaataccaaaacctCAATTAAACATGTTAACTTGAATTTAGACTACTTTATCCATGTTTTTTACTTAAttatgaaaaaaacattttatatcaTTAGTGTATCTTGCTGGATGCGTGTCTCTTGGGAGTAATGTGAAATGCACCAGCTTTTGACAATTTTTACATCCAAAAAAGGCAGTAACGTAACAAACTCTCATCTTGGACTACCACAGTATTACCATTGTCAGATTAGTAGCATGAATGAGTGCAAGTGATTAAATTATACCACTAAACATGGAACTAAACTACAGTGTAAATAAATGTATGATGCTATTTATAGATTACACAGAAAAGTTACTCTCGAGGAATTTTCTAGGCAAAATCTTTGGTTCATTTTGGATTAATCTGCCCTacataggaaatatttttgaaactgAATTTCATTATCGCGAAATTTCTCTGAATAATGTCACATTGTAAAAGTCTTCTTAAAGTAATCCTACTTTTTACTTAGATTCTATatatataagaaagaaagattatttttttaataactccACAGACAAATTTTTAGAGAAAGACTAATTGTAGATCGAAAAGTTAAGAAGATCTAATTTTATAATATTTCAATATGAATTCAAAAGaacatagaaataaagaataataacaCACCatgttctgtgttgttttttgtttgagaTACTATGTGGTGGGTTTTTGCTGCAGTGGATGtctaaatattaaaaacataagAGGAGTGATGTTAGGAGAACATTATAAATTAAAACTGCAATTAGAAACTATCCATTATAGGATCTTACCTGGCTTCTGAGGCTTGAAATAGTTTTttgcatttccaaaacaaattctttGAAGTCATTCACTATGGgcatatttgcattttcatcagATGCTGAGGTGGCATTACGAAAATATTTACTCTGTTTCACAGAACTGCAAGAAACGAATGCCATGTCAGGACATTTATCTAGCTTTTATTTAGCTAGATGTTTCAGAACACTTAGCAAAAATGTAAAAGAACACCAACCGAAAAGTGTGGGTAGTTGGCTATATGAACCACAACAGTACACCAGACTGGTACAGAAGACAGCCTCGGGTCAGGTGAGTTACAGATTACTGCTGTCACTAGTGACAGTGAATTCGTTCCCCTCAGAAGAATAATGTATGTATTTCATGCAGAGGGAAACACAAAGTTTTTATCAGTGACAGCATAGAGTATCACCTTAAACTGATTGGGAAAAGAATCAAGGAAACTGCTGAGTCTAAATATGAAAGCCAAGAAATctaaaaaaaagccttaaaaactGTAATTGAACACATGATATTCACCTTTCACATTCAGATTCATagctttttcttctaaagaatCATTAGGAAAAtctatttaaagaaatttttttaaaaaggaagaagcttCATAAACAAATGAGAATAAATGCTTTTACATATAGACATATTCTTCTGTccaatttaatttatatttgagGTCAGTGCTATTTATCATACACAGGATCTGGAGTCTTTGTCTATTGCCTTTTCCAGCTGATATCCAATAAGAGTCACACAACACTAAACTGTGTTAATCAACTCCCTCTGGTGATGGAGAAATTGTACATAATTACTAAAGGAATTATCAGTAATATACAAGACCTTGTTTGGCAAGacttaaaaagtaataaattcaAAACTAGGAAAACACAAATTCTTAAATCACTTATTCATTGATATCTTTCAATCCATACAAGCCTTCCTATTCTGTTACCACATCTTCTTCAGAGCTAAGGACTACACAGAAAATGGATAAGAAAAGTACTCTCTTCAGTACTATGATTCACAATTTATAATCTTTCTGTAtaaattaaaacagtatttattgGCAAGTGTTCAAGCTACTTAGTTTcccatacttttttttaatctaaattaaagaaaaagaaatcaacataATATGCCAAAAATTCAAGTAAACCAGCTGTTATTTTCTAAGTAAATGTTTAATCTTCCTCACCTGCTTGTCAtagaaaatgagaaggaaaaaaaaaaaaaga
This genomic stretch from Meleagris gallopavo isolate NT-WF06-2002-E0010 breed Aviagen turkey brand Nicholas breeding stock chromosome 2, Turkey_5.1, whole genome shotgun sequence harbors:
- the LOC104909975 gene encoding peroxidasin homolog; protein product: MWQDCCEDCRTRGQFNAFSYHFRGRRSLDYSFQEDKPLKKMKMSKTVSSVKQSKYFRNATSASDENANMPIVNDFKEFVLEMQKTISSLRSQIKKLESRLSKTDCTDEKGKAYSSNETWKRDPCTVCECKVGQITCFVESCPPVDCEAPMKAKGDCCPVCVKESINKKKP